In Methylomagnum ishizawai, one DNA window encodes the following:
- the ligA gene encoding NAD-dependent DNA ligase LigA, with the protein MNTPESARHRAAELRGQIEFHNERYHKFDAPVIPDAEFDALMRELVALEHDHPELRTADSPTQRVGAAPLKAFAEVRHEVAMLSLDNAFTDEDVADFERRAQKPLHGAALDYLVEPKLDGLAVSLIYEDGVLARAATRGDGQTGEDITHNVRTIRAVPLRLAGAGWPARFEARGEVFMPKAGFEALNERARRLGEKTFANPRNAAAGSLRQLDPKITAARPLAFFCYGYGAYPTAELPATQSELMARFKTWGLPVNPESHVVQGSAACLDYYRDLRARRAGLDYDIDGVVYKIDRLDQREILGFVARAPRWAIAHKFPAEEATTRVTAIEVQVGRTGALTPVARLEPVFVGGVTVTNATLHNIDEVRRKDIRVGDTVVVRRAGDVIPEVVKSLPELRDTEVPLFELPPQCPVCGSEVETAEGEAIARCSGGLYCPAQHKEAIKHFASRRAMDIDGLGDKLVDQILDKALIKTVADLYRLQVDELAGLERMGRKSAENLVAALEASKHTSLPRFLYALGIREVGEVTAQTLAAYFRELSAIQAADEETLQTVPDVGPSVAHHIHTFFRQPHNLEVVAALLAAGIQWEPMPELPPAAELPLKGQTFVVTGTLESLSREEAKAKLQALGGKVAGSVSKNTRAVIAGADPGSKLAKARELGVEVLDEAGFLALLDGGVQAQ; encoded by the coding sequence ATGAACACTCCCGAATCCGCCCGCCACCGCGCCGCCGAATTGCGCGGACAGATCGAATTCCACAACGAGCGCTATCACAAGTTCGACGCGCCGGTGATTCCCGACGCCGAGTTCGACGCCTTGATGCGCGAACTCGTCGCCCTGGAACACGACCATCCCGAATTGCGGACCGCCGATTCGCCCACGCAACGGGTGGGTGCGGCCCCGCTCAAGGCGTTCGCGGAAGTCCGCCACGAAGTCGCCATGCTGTCGCTGGACAACGCCTTCACCGACGAGGACGTGGCCGATTTCGAGCGGCGGGCGCAAAAACCCTTGCACGGGGCGGCGCTGGATTATCTGGTCGAACCCAAGCTGGACGGGCTGGCGGTCAGCCTGATCTACGAAGACGGCGTCCTGGCGCGGGCCGCGACCCGCGGCGATGGCCAGACCGGCGAGGACATCACCCACAATGTCCGCACCATCCGCGCGGTGCCGCTGCGCTTGGCGGGCGCGGGCTGGCCGGCGCGGTTCGAGGCGCGGGGCGAGGTGTTCATGCCCAAAGCCGGTTTCGAGGCGCTGAACGAGCGGGCGCGGCGGCTGGGCGAAAAAACCTTCGCCAACCCGCGCAACGCCGCCGCCGGGAGCCTGCGCCAACTCGATCCCAAGATCACCGCCGCCCGGCCCCTGGCGTTCTTCTGCTATGGCTATGGCGCTTATCCCACCGCCGAACTACCCGCCACCCAAAGCGAACTGATGGCGCGGTTCAAAACCTGGGGTTTGCCGGTCAATCCCGAATCGCATGTGGTCCAGGGCAGCGCGGCCTGCCTCGATTATTACCGCGATCTGCGGGCGCGGCGGGCCGGGCTGGATTACGACATCGACGGCGTGGTCTACAAGATCGACCGGCTGGACCAGCGCGAAATCCTGGGTTTCGTGGCCCGCGCCCCGCGCTGGGCCATCGCCCATAAATTCCCGGCGGAGGAAGCCACCACCCGCGTCACCGCCATCGAGGTGCAAGTCGGACGCACCGGGGCCTTGACCCCGGTGGCGCGGTTGGAGCCGGTGTTCGTCGGCGGCGTCACCGTCACCAACGCCACTTTGCACAATATCGACGAGGTCCGGCGCAAGGATATCCGGGTCGGCGACACGGTCGTCGTGCGGCGGGCGGGCGATGTCATCCCGGAAGTGGTGAAAAGCCTCCCGGAATTGCGGGACACCGAAGTCCCGCTGTTCGAGTTGCCCCCACAGTGCCCCGTATGCGGCTCGGAGGTGGAAACCGCCGAGGGCGAGGCCATCGCCCGCTGTAGCGGCGGGCTGTATTGCCCAGCCCAGCACAAGGAAGCCATCAAGCATTTCGCCTCGCGCCGGGCCATGGATATCGACGGCCTGGGCGACAAACTGGTGGACCAAATCCTCGACAAGGCTCTCATCAAAACCGTGGCCGATCTTTACCGGCTCCAGGTCGATGAACTGGCCGGTTTGGAGCGCATGGGCCGCAAATCGGCGGAAAACCTGGTCGCCGCGCTGGAAGCCAGCAAGCACACCAGCTTGCCGCGCTTCCTATACGCGCTAGGCATCCGCGAGGTGGGTGAAGTCACCGCCCAGACCTTGGCCGCGTATTTCCGCGAACTCAGCGCCATCCAAGCCGCCGACGAAGAAACCCTGCAAACCGTGCCCGATGTGGGTCCGTCGGTCGCCCATCATATCCACACCTTCTTCCGCCAGCCGCATAACCTGGAAGTGGTCGCGGCGCTGTTAGCGGCGGGAATACAGTGGGAACCGATGCCCGAGTTGCCGCCCGCCGCCGAATTGCCGCTCAAGGGCCAAACCTTCGTCGTCACCGGCACGCTGGAATCCCTATCCCGCGAGGAGGCCAAGGCCAAGCTGCAAGCCTTGGGCGGCAAGGTCGCGGGCAGCGTCTCCAAAAATACCCGCGCCGTCATCGCCGGGGCCGATCCCGGCTCGAAGCTGGCCAAGGCGCGGGAATTGGGCGTCGAGGTCTTGGACGAGGCGGGGTTCCTGGCCTTGTTGGATGGCGGGGTACAGGCCCAATGA
- a CDS encoding Rpn family recombination-promoting nuclease/putative transposase, whose translation MKHRIDPKIDCVFKALLGAEENRNLLIHFLNAVLDGELPAPITEVQILNPFNEKEFLDDKLSIVDVKAQDGAGRFYQIEIQLVAYRNLPARMAYTWADLYTQQLRSGQDYEKLTPTYAIWLLADDLFRDDGRYARHYKLRDERGQALLDNGGIWTLELGKFAAERVETEEQRWLKLFNEGDRLNDTTLPDWMNTLEMRQAMETLRKFSEKELNYFAYQARENFLREQRTIALELEEARHEREQQRLVLEQQRLALEQQRLAFEQQSLALEQERIAKEQAEQGLAREQAEKAALLAELERLKAAQPKST comes from the coding sequence ATGAAACACCGCATCGATCCCAAAATCGACTGCGTCTTCAAGGCGCTGCTGGGCGCGGAGGAAAACCGTAACCTGCTCATCCATTTCCTCAACGCCGTGCTGGACGGGGAATTGCCCGCGCCCATCACGGAAGTCCAAATCCTCAACCCCTTCAACGAGAAGGAGTTTTTGGACGACAAGCTCAGCATCGTCGATGTGAAAGCCCAGGACGGGGCAGGGCGGTTCTACCAGATCGAAATCCAGTTGGTCGCCTACCGCAACCTGCCCGCCCGCATGGCCTACACCTGGGCCGACCTTTATACCCAACAATTGCGTAGCGGCCAGGATTACGAAAAACTCACGCCGACCTACGCCATTTGGTTGCTGGCCGACGATTTGTTCAGGGACGATGGCCGCTATGCCCGCCACTACAAATTACGCGACGAACGCGGCCAAGCTTTGTTGGACAACGGCGGCATCTGGACGCTGGAACTGGGGAAATTCGCGGCGGAACGGGTCGAAACCGAAGAACAGCGCTGGCTCAAGCTGTTCAACGAAGGCGACCGGCTCAACGACACCACGCTCCCCGATTGGATGAACACCCTGGAAATGAGGCAAGCCATGGAAACCTTGAGAAAGTTTTCCGAAAAGGAATTGAACTACTTCGCCTACCAAGCGCGGGAGAACTTCCTGCGCGAGCAACGCACCATCGCATTGGAATTGGAGGAGGCCCGGCACGAACGCGAGCAGCAACGCTTGGTCCTTGAGCAACAGCGCTTGGCGCTTGAGCAACAACGCTTGGCGTTTGAACAGCAAAGCTTGGCACTTGAACAAGAACGCATCGCCAAAGAGCAAGCCGAACAAGGCTTAGCACGGGAACAAGCGGAAAAAGCCGCCCTCCTGGCCGAACTCGAACGGCTCAAAGCGGCGCAACCGAAATCGACCTAA
- the ubiD gene encoding 4-hydroxy-3-polyprenylbenzoate decarboxylase, protein MKYHDLRDFIQALEAQGELKRIKLEADPYLEITEICDRTLKAAGPALLFEKPKGSQHRLLGNLFGTPRRVALGMGQESVDALREVGKLLAFLKEPDPPKGFRDMFDKLPLFKQVLNMPAKLVKHPPCQEIALGGSDIDLGRYPIQTCWPGDAGPLITWALVITKGPHKERQNLGIYRQQVISPNKTIMRWLAHRGGALDFRDWQAARPGEPFPVAVALGADPATILGAVTPVPDSLSEYAFAGLLRGSKTEVAQCLTSDLQVPASAEIVLEGFLYPGETAPEGPFGDHTGYYNEVDEFPVFTIERITQRSDAIYHSTYTGRPPDEPAVLGVALNEVFVPILQKQYPEIVDFYLPPEGCSYRLAVVSMKKQYPGHAKRVMFGVWGFLRQFMYTKFVIVVDDDVDARNWQDVIWAITTRMDPARDITLIENTPIDYLDFASPVSGLGSKAGFDATNKWPGETQREWGTTIQMTEAVKRRVDEIWESLNIK, encoded by the coding sequence ATGAAATACCACGACCTCCGCGACTTCATCCAAGCCTTGGAAGCCCAGGGCGAACTCAAGCGCATCAAACTAGAAGCCGACCCCTACCTCGAAATCACCGAAATCTGTGACCGCACCCTGAAAGCCGCCGGCCCCGCCCTCTTGTTCGAGAAACCCAAGGGCAGCCAACACCGCCTGCTCGGCAACCTGTTCGGGACGCCCCGCCGCGTGGCCCTCGGCATGGGCCAGGAATCGGTGGACGCCCTGCGCGAAGTCGGCAAACTCCTCGCCTTCCTCAAGGAACCCGACCCACCCAAGGGTTTCCGCGACATGTTCGACAAGTTGCCGCTGTTCAAGCAGGTGTTGAACATGCCGGCCAAACTGGTGAAACATCCGCCCTGCCAGGAAATCGCGCTGGGCGGTTCCGACATCGACCTCGGACGCTATCCCATCCAAACCTGCTGGCCGGGCGACGCCGGGCCGCTCATCACCTGGGCCTTGGTCATCACCAAGGGGCCGCACAAGGAACGCCAGAACCTCGGCATCTACCGCCAGCAGGTGATCTCGCCCAATAAAACCATCATGCGTTGGCTGGCACATCGTGGCGGCGCATTGGACTTCCGCGACTGGCAAGCGGCCCGTCCGGGCGAACCCTTCCCGGTCGCGGTAGCCTTGGGAGCCGATCCCGCCACCATCCTGGGCGCGGTGACGCCAGTACCGGATAGCCTATCGGAATACGCCTTCGCGGGGCTCCTGCGCGGCTCCAAGACCGAGGTCGCCCAATGCCTGACCTCCGACCTGCAAGTACCCGCCAGCGCCGAAATCGTGCTGGAAGGCTTCCTGTATCCGGGCGAAACCGCCCCGGAAGGCCCGTTCGGCGACCACACCGGCTATTACAACGAGGTGGACGAATTCCCGGTGTTCACCATCGAGCGCATCACCCAGCGCAGCGACGCCATCTACCACAGCACCTACACCGGCCGCCCGCCGGACGAACCCGCCGTCCTGGGCGTGGCGCTGAACGAGGTGTTCGTGCCGATCCTGCAAAAACAATACCCGGAAATCGTCGATTTCTACCTACCACCCGAGGGCTGTTCCTATCGTCTGGCGGTGGTCAGCATGAAAAAGCAATATCCGGGACACGCCAAGCGGGTGATGTTCGGGGTGTGGGGGTTCCTGCGGCAGTTCATGTACACCAAGTTCGTGATCGTGGTGGACGACGACGTGGACGCCCGCAACTGGCAGGATGTGATCTGGGCCATCACCACCCGCATGGACCCGGCGCGGGATATAACCCTCATCGAAAACACGCCCATCGATTATCTGGATTTCGCCTCGCCGGTGTCCGGGCTGGGTTCCAAGGCCGGTTTCGACGCCACTAATAAATGGCCGGGGGAAACCCAGCGGGAATGGGGCACGACGATCCAGATGACCGAGGCGGTGAAAAGGCGGGTGGACGAGATATGGGAAAGCTTGAATATTAAATAG
- a CDS encoding HEPN domain-containing protein, with product MAQDYRYDENAGSAANRHFHDAKKLEEDHRYDNAGYHYGFAAECAVKHALIQTGILKGDPIIRKLHFPELRGNAVLALQGRTSRGLLNLLQPSFMQHWDVAMRYSSSGMIDREKAEKWRIDANKAIGLMLF from the coding sequence ATGGCACAGGATTATCGTTATGACGAAAACGCGGGGAGTGCGGCTAATCGGCATTTCCATGATGCCAAAAAGCTGGAAGAAGACCACCGCTATGACAATGCTGGATACCATTATGGATTTGCAGCGGAATGCGCCGTAAAGCACGCTCTTATTCAAACCGGAATATTGAAAGGTGACCCCATAATTAGGAAACTGCATTTCCCGGAGTTACGGGGAAATGCTGTTTTGGCTTTGCAAGGGAGGACATCCAGAGGCTTGCTTAATCTGTTACAACCCAGCTTTATGCAGCATTGGGATGTGGCGATGCGATATTCCAGCTCAGGCATGATTGACCGCGAAAAAGCCGAAAAATGGCGCATAGACGCGAACAAAGCCATTGGGCTTATGTTGTTTTAA
- a CDS encoding ParA family protein, with protein MRFDESLAAFVAALLPILNKETLETGWIIRDASGRLAFIADKALSADERSQAAIAVKTSLGEYCRESGCVFDNEQPGIQSVIESARVFTETINNVAVRLIDRRIVGQDWLIEPAPGWQPPAPARWVFASLKGGVGRSTALAVAATELARQGRKVLAVDLDLEAPGLGTLLIEESDKPKYGVLDWYVEQGIGSIPEEENNEFLGDMVAPSPFGRGKGLIDVVPAIGRISDDYPGNVLAKLARAYLDLPQEVGQSLGFLDRTQKLIDELASRRQYDAVLVDARAGLNESTAAAILGLGADVLLFGVDTPQTFAGYRYLLAHLKKFIKPDDDDWWLRLRMVHAKASPDERRKQGFRDKAYRIFSESLYQDRPILDNDDNPLLSGISEPIYTQMFDVDSREAPHYAWPILDDSNYAEFDPLAERVQMDEGFYGRTFAGLVEGIGELIEFRENTSE; from the coding sequence ATGCGCTTTGATGAAAGCCTAGCTGCCTTTGTGGCAGCGCTATTACCTATTTTAAACAAAGAAACTCTTGAAACTGGCTGGATCATCCGTGACGCTTCAGGTCGGCTTGCTTTCATCGCGGACAAAGCGCTTTCCGCGGACGAGCGTTCCCAAGCCGCGATAGCGGTAAAAACAAGCCTTGGGGAATATTGCCGCGAGTCTGGATGCGTCTTCGACAATGAACAACCAGGTATCCAAAGCGTGATTGAATCGGCAAGGGTATTTACCGAAACCATCAATAACGTGGCCGTTCGCCTTATCGACCGGCGCATCGTCGGCCAGGATTGGCTGATCGAACCCGCCCCCGGTTGGCAACCCCCCGCCCCCGCACGTTGGGTATTCGCCAGCTTGAAAGGGGGGGTTGGGCGTTCCACGGCTTTGGCCGTGGCCGCCACCGAACTGGCACGGCAGGGACGGAAAGTATTGGCGGTGGATTTGGATTTAGAGGCACCGGGTCTTGGAACTTTGTTGATCGAAGAATCGGATAAACCCAAATACGGGGTTTTGGATTGGTATGTCGAGCAGGGTATAGGAAGCATACCCGAAGAAGAAAATAACGAGTTTTTAGGAGATATGGTGGCACCCAGCCCGTTTGGCCGGGGCAAGGGATTAATCGACGTGGTGCCAGCGATAGGCCGTATTTCCGACGACTATCCAGGAAATGTGCTTGCAAAACTAGCCCGTGCCTATCTCGATCTACCTCAAGAAGTAGGACAATCCCTAGGCTTCCTAGACCGGACCCAAAAACTGATAGATGAACTTGCCAGCCGCAGACAATATGACGCGGTTTTAGTGGATGCGCGGGCGGGTTTGAATGAAAGCACGGCTGCCGCAATACTAGGGCTGGGCGCGGATGTGTTGCTATTTGGTGTCGATACTCCCCAAACCTTCGCAGGTTATCGGTATCTGCTCGCCCATTTAAAAAAATTTATAAAACCCGATGACGATGACTGGTGGCTTAGGCTGCGTATGGTTCATGCCAAAGCCTCCCCGGACGAGCGGCGTAAACAGGGATTCCGTGATAAGGCATATAGGATTTTTTCCGAGTCGCTCTACCAGGATCGGCCCATACTGGATAACGACGATAATCCTTTGCTTAGCGGGATTAGTGAACCCATTTATACCCAGATGTTTGACGTGGATAGCCGGGAAGCTCCCCATTATGCATGGCCTATTTTAGATGACTCCAATTATGCCGAGTTCGACCCCTTAGCCGAGCGCGTGCAAATGGACGAAGGCTTTTATGGTAGAACTTTCGCTGGCCTTGTTGAAGGCATTGGTGAATTGATCGAATTTCGGGAGAACACGAGTGAATGA
- a CDS encoding ribulose-phosphate 3-epimerase, with amino-acid sequence MNSPKSHHIAISASLICCDLLNVERELRQMEEAGIDSLHIDLIDGHFSPSMPLGLDLVRQARRKTRLPFDAHLMVENNEFFVQEMLDIGAERIAFHYESAFHVDRLLCLIRERGVKAGLALMPTTPLSVLDYCVDRLDFVLLMLINPGFAGRKDETQVPYALRRVADCRRHLQGFGLDIPIEVDGRVDFDTIPGLIAAGATDLVVGTRSAFHPGGTLAENIHRMRQAAAAGFSKRPGPACG; translated from the coding sequence ATGAACTCACCGAAATCCCACCACATCGCCATCTCCGCTTCCCTGATTTGCTGCGACCTGCTCAACGTCGAGCGCGAATTGCGCCAGATGGAGGAAGCGGGCATCGACTCCCTCCACATCGACCTGATCGACGGCCATTTCAGCCCGAGCATGCCCTTGGGGCTGGATTTGGTACGGCAGGCCCGCCGGAAAACCCGGTTGCCCTTCGACGCGCACCTGATGGTGGAGAACAACGAATTCTTCGTCCAGGAAATGCTGGATATCGGCGCGGAACGGATCGCCTTCCATTACGAATCGGCCTTCCATGTGGACCGGCTGCTGTGCCTCATCCGTGAGCGCGGCGTCAAGGCCGGGCTGGCGCTGATGCCGACCACGCCGCTGTCGGTGCTGGATTACTGCGTGGACCGGCTGGATTTCGTCCTGCTGATGCTCATCAATCCCGGCTTCGCGGGGCGCAAGGACGAAACCCAGGTACCCTACGCCCTGCGCCGGGTGGCCGATTGCCGCCGTCATCTGCAGGGTTTCGGACTCGATATCCCCATCGAGGTCGATGGCCGGGTGGATTTCGACACTATTCCGGGACTTATCGCCGCCGGAGCCACCGATTTGGTGGTCGGCACCCGCAGCGCCTTCCATCCCGGCGGCACACTGGCCGAAAACATCCACAGGATGCGGCAAGCCGCCGCCGCGGGCTTTTCCAAGCGTCCCGGACCAGCCTGTGGATAA
- a CDS encoding DUF3772 domain-containing protein, whose product MPKHPIPRIHPIPGLPILLFLTISAAGLAQTADAPNPGLRAQEWQKSLDEAEKATAEPNIPDSKLADWRDRLLDLIAQAREAVHNVEPDIQTLRSDLEALGPAPAVDAAPEAANVVARRKELNAGIASLEGVVKEADLASVRAGRLLAEVKATQRTRFTGRILTRSPSPLSPAIWGKALPELGSALAALYHSLMDKATPTAILTIGRPLALGMTLATLLAFPLRAGLIRKFGYIVVEDAPTYMQRLWTALFTGLVRTLLPTAAALAVYLGLLYTDWPGEAVADVLRVGLLSLAALFFVTGFTRSALAPDQPDWRLVPIHDPGARTLNRTVTGLAILFALDHTLGELANQYDASVELVSTQKFVFGALISLALLRLVGRGVWPEDPARPGWNRVRYGLTLLIAAIPASAMLGYVALSRLLATQWVLTLGLYATVALLNRIVQEAVEHALNPASPQGQRLRTALALGEEGAEMLAFWAVGFIRCSILLLAALALPLLWGVPGKDIAAWLGNAFVGFKLGNLNLSLGEILVALLSFTGLLLATRMLQKTLDQRIFPKTRLDQGIRNSIRSGLGYAGFSLALVIAVSILGLDLSNLAMIAGALSVGIGFGLQNIVNNFVSGLILLVERPIKAGDWVVVGEYQGYVKKISVRATEISTFDRASVFIPNSSLISGTVMNRTYADKTGRVLLPIGLAYHSDPHQARQVLLDIAQEHPDIRDTPPPSVFFQSFGDSALNLELVAVLHDVDKVKQVTSDLCFAIHAAFQREGIEIPFPQRDIKLSLDEEQLRRYL is encoded by the coding sequence ATGCCGAAGCATCCTATCCCCCGCATCCACCCTATTCCTGGTTTACCGATCCTGCTGTTCCTAACCATCTCCGCCGCCGGGCTGGCCCAAACCGCCGACGCCCCGAACCCGGGCCTACGGGCGCAGGAATGGCAAAAAAGCCTCGACGAGGCCGAAAAAGCGACTGCGGAACCCAACATCCCGGACAGCAAGCTGGCCGATTGGCGCGACCGCCTGCTCGACCTGATCGCGCAGGCCAGGGAAGCGGTTCATAACGTCGAACCCGATATCCAAACCTTGCGGAGCGACCTGGAAGCGCTGGGACCGGCCCCGGCGGTGGACGCGGCTCCCGAGGCCGCCAACGTCGTGGCCCGGCGCAAGGAACTCAATGCCGGGATCGCCAGCCTGGAAGGCGTGGTGAAGGAGGCCGACCTGGCGTCCGTCCGGGCCGGACGCCTGCTCGCCGAGGTCAAGGCCACCCAGCGCACCCGTTTCACCGGGCGTATCCTGACCCGAAGCCCGTCGCCCTTGAGTCCCGCCATCTGGGGCAAAGCCCTACCCGAACTGGGTTCCGCCCTGGCCGCGCTCTACCACAGCCTGATGGACAAAGCCACGCCAACGGCAATCCTGACCATTGGGCGGCCCCTGGCCTTGGGGATGACCTTGGCCACCTTGCTGGCGTTCCCGCTACGGGCCGGACTGATCCGCAAATTCGGCTACATCGTGGTCGAGGATGCGCCGACCTACATGCAGCGCCTATGGACCGCCCTATTCACCGGCCTGGTGCGGACCTTATTGCCCACAGCGGCGGCGCTGGCCGTCTACCTGGGACTGCTCTACACCGATTGGCCGGGGGAAGCCGTGGCCGATGTGCTACGGGTGGGCCTGCTTTCCCTGGCGGCGCTGTTCTTCGTGACCGGCTTCACCCGTTCAGCCCTGGCACCGGACCAGCCGGATTGGCGGCTGGTACCCATCCACGACCCAGGTGCCCGGACTTTGAACCGGACCGTCACCGGACTGGCGATCCTGTTCGCGCTGGACCACACCTTGGGCGAACTGGCCAACCAGTACGATGCTTCGGTCGAGTTGGTCTCCACACAGAAATTCGTGTTCGGCGCCTTGATTTCGCTGGCGTTGCTCAGACTGGTCGGGCGGGGAGTCTGGCCCGAGGACCCGGCCCGGCCCGGATGGAACCGGGTCCGCTACGGCTTGACACTGCTGATCGCAGCGATACCGGCCTCGGCCATGCTGGGCTATGTGGCGTTGTCACGTCTACTGGCGACGCAATGGGTGCTGACCCTGGGACTCTACGCCACGGTCGCGCTATTGAACCGGATCGTCCAGGAAGCGGTGGAACACGCCTTGAACCCGGCCTCGCCCCAGGGCCAACGCCTGCGCACCGCCCTGGCCCTGGGCGAGGAGGGCGCGGAGATGCTGGCGTTCTGGGCGGTGGGATTCATACGCTGTTCGATCCTGCTGCTGGCGGCCTTGGCCTTGCCCTTACTCTGGGGCGTGCCAGGCAAGGATATCGCCGCTTGGCTCGGGAACGCCTTCGTGGGTTTCAAACTGGGGAATCTCAACCTGTCGCTGGGCGAAATCCTGGTGGCGCTGTTGTCGTTCACCGGGTTGCTACTCGCGACGCGGATGCTGCAAAAGACGCTGGACCAAAGGATTTTCCCCAAGACCCGGCTCGACCAGGGCATCCGCAACTCGATCCGCTCCGGCCTGGGCTATGCCGGTTTCTCCTTGGCCTTGGTGATCGCGGTATCGATCCTGGGGCTGGATTTATCCAACCTCGCCATGATCGCCGGGGCCTTGTCGGTGGGCATCGGTTTCGGATTGCAGAACATCGTCAACAACTTCGTCTCCGGCTTGATCCTGCTGGTGGAACGCCCCATCAAGGCCGGCGATTGGGTGGTGGTCGGCGAATACCAGGGCTATGTCAAGAAAATCAGCGTCCGGGCCACCGAGATTTCCACCTTCGACCGGGCTTCGGTGTTCATTCCCAATTCCAGCCTGATTTCCGGTACGGTGATGAACCGCACCTATGCCGACAAGACCGGGCGAGTACTGTTGCCCATCGGCCTGGCCTACCACTCTGATCCGCACCAAGCCCGCCAGGTATTGCTGGACATCGCCCAGGAACATCCCGATATTCGCGATACCCCGCCACCCTCGGTGTTCTTCCAAAGCTTCGGCGACAGCGCCCTCAACCTGGAATTGGTCGCCGTGCTGCACGATGTAGACAAGGTCAAACAAGTGACCAGCGACCTGTGTTTCGCCATCCACGCGGCCTTCCAACGGGAAGGGATCGAAATTCCGTTCCCGCAACGCGATATCAAACTCAGCCTGGACGAGGAACAACTACGGCGCTACCTCTGA
- a CDS encoding AAA family ATPase, with amino-acid sequence MRNSLDALLATANTVILGKPRQIRLAVCCLLARGHLLIEDVPGVGKTTLAHTLANLLGLDYQRIQFTSDLLPADVLGASIYDAKNHSFRFQPGPIFHQMILADEINRSTPKAQSALLEAMEEHQVTVEGETRPLPEPFFVIATQNPIHQIGTFPLPESQLDRFLMRLTLGYPDSRSELALYKGAERHSLLEKLPVRLPADELRGLQEAIRAIHASDALLGYVQALVRFSRESGHYEIGLSPRAGLALLSAARAWAYTESREVVLPEDVQAVLAPVCGHRLKPVGSGAVTAEAVVGPMLDQITVI; translated from the coding sequence ATGCGCAACTCCCTCGACGCCCTCCTCGCCACTGCCAACACCGTCATCCTGGGAAAACCCCGCCAAATCCGGCTGGCGGTGTGCTGTCTCCTGGCTCGCGGCCACCTCCTCATCGAAGACGTGCCGGGCGTTGGCAAAACCACCCTGGCCCATACCCTGGCCAACCTGTTGGGGTTGGATTACCAACGCATCCAATTCACCAGCGATCTGCTACCCGCCGATGTGCTGGGCGCTTCGATTTACGATGCCAAAAACCATAGCTTCCGGTTCCAACCCGGCCCGATCTTCCATCAGATGATCCTGGCCGACGAAATCAACCGCTCCACCCCCAAGGCCCAGAGCGCCCTGCTCGAAGCCATGGAAGAACACCAGGTCACGGTCGAAGGCGAAACCCGGCCCCTACCCGAACCCTTCTTCGTCATCGCCACCCAGAATCCCATCCATCAAATCGGCACTTTCCCACTACCCGAATCTCAACTCGACCGCTTCCTGATGCGCCTCACCCTGGGTTATCCCGACAGCCGCTCGGAATTGGCGCTGTACAAGGGCGCGGAACGCCACAGCTTGTTGGAAAAACTGCCGGTCCGCCTACCCGCCGATGAATTGCGTGGCTTGCAGGAGGCAATCCGGGCCATCCACGCTTCCGATGCCTTACTGGGCTATGTACAGGCTTTAGTGCGGTTCAGCCGCGAATCCGGGCATTACGAAATCGGCTTGTCGCCACGGGCAGGCTTGGCTTTGCTAAGCGCGGCGCGGGCCTGGGCCTATACCGAAAGCCGCGAAGTGGTGTTACCGGAAGATGTGCAGGCGGTGCTGGCCCCGGTCTGCGGTCACCGGCTGAAACCCGTGGGCAGTGGGGCCGTGACCGCCGAGGCCGTGGTCGGCCCGATGCTGGATCAAATCACGGTCATCTAA